One genomic segment of Amycolatopsis sp. WQ 127309 includes these proteins:
- a CDS encoding LysR family transcriptional regulator: MASLRALECLVAIADTGSITQAARLLHSSQPAVSHQLATLERETRTVLVRRDRRGVTLTPAGRAAVADARRAVTAAADAIRAARAAGEAAGGTLRLACAQSLCVPLVAPVIRGWHRSHPEVTVTLRESAELAELTGWLDSGEVDLVLVPAPVPDRLAAAAVTVAEEEIVLTAPIGHHLADRPAVRLADLDGAPLVHFAPDNGLGLWLDRALAEAGVRPEPVMRTSVTTAAPQLAAAGLGVAVSPVSAVSPGFPGVVRSFSPRWVRQLVALRPTTSDPLTDRFVEDLRAHGVGVPEDVRAQLAGNTEPSE; the protein is encoded by the coding sequence ATGGCTTCCCTGAGAGCGCTGGAGTGTCTCGTCGCGATCGCCGACACCGGGTCGATCACCCAGGCCGCACGGCTGCTGCACTCGTCGCAGCCCGCCGTCTCCCACCAGCTCGCCACGCTGGAACGGGAGACCCGGACGGTCCTGGTGCGGCGTGACCGTCGCGGCGTCACGTTGACCCCCGCGGGCCGGGCCGCCGTCGCGGACGCCCGGCGCGCGGTCACCGCGGCCGCGGACGCGATCCGGGCCGCCCGTGCGGCCGGGGAGGCGGCCGGCGGGACGCTGCGGCTGGCGTGCGCGCAGAGCCTGTGCGTGCCGCTGGTGGCCCCGGTCATCCGCGGGTGGCACCGAAGTCACCCGGAGGTGACGGTGACCCTGCGGGAGTCGGCCGAGCTGGCCGAGCTGACCGGCTGGCTCGACTCCGGCGAAGTCGACCTGGTCCTCGTGCCGGCCCCCGTGCCCGACCGGCTGGCCGCCGCCGCGGTCACCGTGGCCGAGGAGGAGATCGTGCTGACGGCGCCGATCGGCCATCACCTGGCCGACCGGCCGGCCGTCCGGCTAGCGGATCTCGACGGCGCCCCGCTCGTGCACTTCGCGCCGGACAACGGCCTCGGTCTCTGGCTCGACCGAGCACTGGCCGAAGCCGGGGTGCGCCCGGAACCGGTGATGCGGACGTCGGTGACCACCGCGGCCCCGCAGCTCGCGGCCGCCGGCCTCGGCGTCGCCGTCTCACCGGTCAGCGCGGTCAGCCCCGGCTTCCCGGGAGTGGTCAGGTCGTTCTCGCCACGCTGGGTCCGGCAGCTGGTGGCACTGCGGCCCACCACTTCGGACCCGCTCACCGACCGGTTCGTCGAGGACCTGCGGGCTCACGGCGTGGGCGTGCCCGAGGACGTCCGGGCTCAGCTCGCAGGGAATACCGAGCCATCCGAATAG